In Daucus carota subsp. sativus chromosome 4, DH1 v3.0, whole genome shotgun sequence, one DNA window encodes the following:
- the LOC108215688 gene encoding uncharacterized protein LOC108215688 gives MKFTKSPAIDLTVRDAHLSIQQDNASMHVGTSVWPCSLVVVKFAERWTSPTAVIDGAVNPYADLLDFRNKRAVELGTGCGVAGMGLYLLGLNDVVLTDIAPVMPALKHNLKRNKPVLGRMLKMAQLYWTNADQIKALSPPFDFVIATDVVYIEETVGPLIDAMSALVADNGVVLLGYQLRSPEADTLFWEMCPRVFNVEKVPHEHLHSEYAYEEADVYVLRKKL, from the coding sequence atgaaattcaCAAAATCACCGGCGATTGATCTAACGGTCCGCGATGCCCATCTCTCAATCCAACAAGACAACGCTTCTATGCACGTTGGCACCTCCGTGTGGCCCTGCTCACTCGTCGTCGTTAAGTTCGCCGAGCGGTGGACTTCTCCGACCGCCGTGATCGACGGCGCCGTCAATCCCTACGCCGATCTTCTCGATTTTCGCAATAAACGCGCCGTCGAGTTAGGCACCGGTTGCGGCGTTGCCGGAATGGGATTATACCTACTTGGTCTGAACGACGTCGTTTTGACGGATATAGCTCCAGTTATGCCGGCCCTAAAGCATAATCTCAAAAGAAACAAGCCTGTATTGGGCCGGATGTTAAAAATGGCCCAATTGTACTGGACCAACGCTGACCAAATTAAAGCGCTAAGCCCACCGTTCGACTTTGTCATAGCTACTGACGTGGTTTATATTGAGGAAACGGTGGGCCCGCTCATCGATGCCATGTCAGCGCTGGTAGCTGACAACGGCGTCGTTTTGTTGGGGTATCAGTTGAGGTCACCGGAGGCAGACACGCTGTTCTGGGAAATGTGTCCGAGAGTTTTCAATGTTGAGAAGGTCCCACATGAGCATTTGCATAGTGAGTATGCTTATGAGGAAGCTGATGTTTATGTGTTAAGGAAGAAATTGTAA
- the LOC108215687 gene encoding methyl jasmonate esterase 1, with the protein MASHFVLVHGACHGSWCWYKVATLLKSAGHKVTALDLGGAGINPKQRHQMTTLSDQLEPLMEFLAALQPEEKVILVGHSMGGIAISVAAEKFTKSIAAVVYVTAFMPNPANFNLHQLYQQVFDLQPDKNGKRFAEAGAFQDSKFMFENGPDSSSVLFGPNFMKCALYQLSPPEDLTLAMSLLRPFPIFRDDLSQKEAELTDRNYGSTRRVYIVCKEDLIITEETQKASIANYPPQDVKEISGADHMAMFSKPQELASVLQAVAQEM; encoded by the exons ATGGCAAGTCATTTTGTGCTAGTTCATGGTGCTTGTCATGGAAGTTGGTGCTGGTACAAGGTGGCAACCCTACTGAAGTCTGCAGGTCACAAGGTCACGGCCTTGGACCTTGGTGGTGCTGGCATCAATCCGAAACAGCGGCACCAGATGACTACTTTATCCGACCAGTTGGAACCACTGATGGAGTTTCTGGCAGCGCTGCAGCCTGAAGAAAAGGTGATCCTGGTTGGACATAGCATGGGAGGGATTGCTATTTCAGTTGCTGCAGAGAAGTTCACAAAGAGCATTGCTGCAGTTGTTTATGTCACTGCTTTCATGCCCAATCCAGCTAATTTCAATCTTCATCAACTTTATCAGCAG GTATTCGATCTGCAGCCAGACAAAAATGGCAAACGCTTCGCAGAAGCTGGTGCGTTTCAAGACAGCAAATTTATGTTTGAGAATGGACCAGATTCGAGTTCAGTCCTCTTTGGCCCCAACTTTATGAAATGCGCCTTGTATCAACTTTCTCCGCCAGAG GACTTGACTCTTGCAATGTCATTACTTAGGCCATTTCCAATCTTTAGAGATGACTTGTCGCAAAAGGAGGCTGAACTTACGGACAGAAACTATGGATCCACTCGTCGAGTATACATTGTATGCAAAGAAGACTTGATAATTACTGAGGAGACTCAGAAGGCATCTATTGCTAATTATCCACCACAGGATGTGAAGGAGATAAGTGGAGCCGATCATATGGCCATGTTTTCCAAGCCTCAAGAACTAGCCTCAGTTCTGCAGGCGGTTGCTCAGGAAATGTAA
- the LOC108216370 gene encoding methyl jasmonate esterase 1, with the protein MASHFVLVHGACHGSWCWYKVATLLKSAGHTVTAVDLGGAGINPKQRHQLTTLADQLEPLMELMAALQPEEKVILVGHSMGGIAVSIAAEKFTKNVAAAVFVAAFMPNPDFNLHQFYRQLFNSQPDSNDKQVTEAGVLNFQDSRFTFEEREDSSSFLFRPNILRSTLYQLSPPEDLTLASSLVRPMPIFRDHASLKAAELTNKGYGSIRRVYIVSQGDLIIPEKIQREIILDYPPQDVKEISDSDHMVMFSKPQELDSLLQVVSEEM; encoded by the exons ATGGCTAGTCACTTTGTGCTGGTTCATGGCGCGTGTCACGGAAGCTGGTGTTGGTACAAGGTGGCCACATTGCTCAAGTCTGCAGGTCACACGGTCACGGCCGTGGACCTTGGTGGTGCTGGAATCAACCCGAAGCAGCGCCACCAGCTGACTACTTTAGCTGACCAGTTAGAGCCACTGATGGAGCTTATGGCGGCCCTGCAGCCAGAAGAAAAGGTGATCCTGGTGGGACACAGCATGGGTGGGATCGCAGTTTCAATTGCTGCAGAAAAGTTTACAAAAAATGTTGCTGCAGCTGTTTTTGTCGCTGCTTTCATGCCTAATCCTGATTTCAATCTTCATCAATTTTATCGGCAG TTGTTCAACTCACAGCCAGACAGCAATGACAAACAAGTCACCGAAGCTGGCGTATTAAATTTCCAGGACAGCAGATTCACGTTTGAGGAAAGAGAAGATTCAAGTTCGTTCCTCTTCAGACCCAACATTCTCAGATCCACCTTGTATCAACTTTCTCCACCGGAG GATCTGACACTTGCATCGTCATTAGTTAGACCAATGCCAATTTTTCGAGACCATGCGTCTCTAAAGGCGGCTGAACTTACAAACAAAGGTTATGGATCCATACGCCGAGTTTACATAGTGAGTCAAGGAGACTTGATAATACCCGAGAAGATTCAAAGGGAAATTATTCTGGATTATCCACCTCAGGATGTGAAAGAGATAAGTGATTCTGATCATATGGTAATGTTTTCCAAGCCTCAAGAACTGGACTCACTTCTGCAGGTTGTTTCCGAGGAAATGTAA
- the LOC108216369 gene encoding methyl jasmonate esterase 1 — protein sequence MVRNLLCKFTLFIFFMVSLQLTVSTASHFVLVHGACHGSWCWYKVATLLKSAGHMVTTVDLGSAGINPKQLNQMTTLSVYLEPLMGIMMALQPEEKVVLVGHSQGGIAISVAAEKFTKNVAAAVYVTASMPKPGFNILQYYQQLHPSQFGDSNFTFETGAGSSSLFFGPKFLKSKLYQLSPPEDLTLALSLIRPVPIFRDEGSLKAAQLTIKKYGSIRRVFIVSERDLIFTERMQKEIISDYPPQDVKKVSGSDHMVMFSKPQELSSLLQTVAEEM from the exons ATGGTTAGAAACCTTCTCTGCAAGTTCACcctgttcattttttttatggTCTCTCTGCAACTCACAGTCAGTACAGCAAGTCATTTTGTGCTAGTTCATGGCGCTTGTCATGGGAGTTGGTGCTGGTACAAGGTGGCCACTCTCCTGAAATCAGCAGGTCACATGGTCACAACTGTGGACCTTGGTAGTGCTGGGATCAACCCGAAACAGCTCAATCAGATGACTACTTTATCCGTCTACTTAGAGCCATTGATGGGGATTATGATGGCGCTGCAGCCAGAAGAAAAGGTGGTCTTGGTTGGACATAGCCAAGGTGGGATTGCTATTTCAGTTGCTGCAGAGAAGTTTACCAAGAATGTTGCTGCAGCTGTCTATGTCACTGCTTCCATGCCCAAGCCTGGTTTCAATATTCTTCAATATTATCAGCAG TTGCATCCATCGCAATTTGGAGACAGCAATTTTACATTTGAGACAGGAGCGGGTTCAAGTTCACTGTTTTTCGGACCCAAATTTCTGAAATCCAAGTTATATCAACTCTCTCCACCAGAG GACTTGACACTAGCATTGTCATTGATAAGACCAGTTCCAATTTTTAGAGATGAAGGGTCTCTAAAGGCGGCTCAACTCACCATCAAGAAATATGGATCTATACGTCGAGTGTTTATAGTGAGCGAAAGAGATTTGATATTTACTGAGAGGATGCAGAAGGAAATCATCAGTGATTATCCACCTCAGGATGTGAAAAAAGTAAGTGGTTCTGATCATATGGTCATGTTTTCAAAGCCTCAAGAACTATCATCACTTCTGCAGACTGTTGCTGAGGAGATGTAA
- the LOC108218305 gene encoding chromatin-remodeling ATPase INO80: MDAKRQSRNSIAYSNLFNLEPLMNFQMPRQDDDFDYYGNSSDDDSRGGAMTERTNGKASANKKRRSAYSSDEDGNYGTYISEEQYRTMLGEHVQRYKRRRNNSSPNPGPTRTVMPVLKGSLGPKERKSGNESRVGSRKMESNSEYLADMINQKPGKYNEREFASEYKINRTVYEPAYLDIGESIAYRIPQTYEKLAASLKLPTTSEIRVDEFYLKGTLDLGSLAAMMAADKRAGQRSRAGIGESKPQYESLQARLKSQAANNSIPKFSLKVKDVSLDASSIPEGAAGGIRRSIMSEGGHLQVYYVKVLEKGDTYEIIERSLPQKEKVKKDASMIEKEEAEKIGKYWVNIVRKDIPKHHRIFTNFHRKQLTDAKRFSEICQREVKMKVSRSLKLMRGAAIRTRKLARDMLIFWKRVDKEMAEVRRREEKEAAEALKREQELREAKRQQQRLNFLLSQTELYSHFMQNKATSQASEIPNDQEALMNSSEAAPVAVEEEDPIEAELKLEALKAAQDAVSKQKKITSAFDDDCLKLRQAAPEEAPIAGSSNIDLLHPSTMPVASSVQTPELFKGSLKGYQLKGLQWLVNCYEQGLNGILADEMGLGKTIQAMAFLAHLAEEKNIWGPFLVVAPASVLNNWADEISRFCPDLKTLPYWGGPQERAIIRKNINPKRLYRKDAGFHILITNYQMLVSDEKHLRSIKWQYMVLDEAQAIKSSQSIRWKTLLSFKCRNRLLLTGTPIQNNMAELWALLHFIMPTLFDSHEQFNEWFSKGIENHAEHGGTLNEHQLNRLHAILKPFMLRRIKKDVMTELTGKTEITVHCKLSSRQQAFYQAIKNNISLAELFDSNHGRLNEKRILNLMNIVIQLRKVCNHPELFERNEGNTYLYFGDIPNSLVPAPFGELEDVYYSGSRSPITYKIPKMVYREFIRSSGAFSSAARHVESREFIEKHFNIFSPVNVFRSMFAQGNNLNAAFAGSGTFGFAHLIDLSATEIAFLATGSFMERVLFTIMNWDRKYLDGMLDMFMEAESDDSICSQIGGDKVRAVTRMLLLPSKAETTLLSRRLATGPWDVPNEALVLSHQDRLLSNIRLLHSAYSFIPTTRAPPISAHCSDRNFAYKMLEELHNPWLKRLLVGFARTSDYNGPRKPTAHHLIQEIDSQLPVTQPALQLTYNIFGSCPPMQSFDPAKMLTDSGKLQTLDILLKRLRAGNHRVLLFAQMTKMLNILEDYMNYRKYRYLRLDGSSTIMDRRDMVRDFQLRSDIFVFLLSTRAGGLGINLTAADTVIFYESDWNPTLDLQAMDRAHRLGQTKDVTVYRLICKETVEEKILQRASQKSTVQQLVMTGGHVQGDLLAPEDVLSLLIDDAQLERKIREIPLQARDRQKKKSGTRGIRIDAEGDASLEDLTNSESQVNGSQPSQDPEKEKSTKRKSTSDKPVPPKPKSKKGGSRNSDTSSPALIPLENEGDDPLQNSDSQHRSKRPKRPTKSVNENLEPAFVASPSLAD, translated from the exons ATGGACGCGAAACGACAGTCTAGGAACTCGATTGCTTACTCCAATTTGTTCAATCTTGAG CCTTTGATGAACTTTCAAATGCCAAGACAAGATGATGACTTTGATTATTATGGAAATAGTAGTGATGATGATAGCCGAG GTGGAGCTATGACAGAACGCACAAATGGAAAAGCGTCTGCAAATAAAAAGAGGCGAAGTGCCTATAGTAGTGATGAGGATGGAAATTATGGTACATACATCTCAGAGGAGCAGTATAGAACAATGCTTGGAGAACATGTTCAGAGATACAAGAGGCGGAGAAATAATTCCTCTCCAAATCCAGGGCCAACTCGCACTGTGATGCCTGTTTTAAAAGGTAGCTTAGGACCAAAGGAAAGGAAGTCGGGAAATGAGTCCCGAGTAGGATCGCGCAAGATGGAATCCAATTCTGAGTATTTAGCCGATATGATCAATCAAAAGCCTGGGAAGTATAATGAAAGAGAGTTTGCATCAGAGTATAAAATTAATAG AACTGTCTACGAACCAGCATATTTGGATATTGGTGAAAGCATTGCTTACAGGATACCTCAAACTTATGAAAAGCTTGCGGCTTCTCTAAAGTTACCAACCACATCAGAGATTCGGGTGGATGAGTTTTACCTCAAAGGCACTCTTGATCTAGGGTCGTTGGCTGCAATGATGGCTGCTGACAAAAGGGCAGGACAAAGAAGTCGAGCTGGGATTGGAGAGTCAAAACCCCAGTATGAATCTCTCCAGGCAAGATTGAAATCCCAGGCAGCTAACAATTCAATTCCCAAATTTAGTCTGAAAGTGAAGGATGTTTCATTGGATGCATCTTCTATTCCCGAGGGAGCAGCTGGAGGGATAAGACGATCTATCATGTCTGAGGGTGGTCACTTGCAGGTTTACTATGTAAAAGTGTTAGAGAAAGGAGACACTTATGAG ATCATTGAACGTAGTCTCCCACagaaagaaaaggtgaaaaagGATGCCTCTATGATCGAGAAGGAGGAAGCAGAAAAGATTGGTAAATATTGGGTAAACATTGTACGAAAAGACATTCCAAAACATCATAGGATTTTCACTAATTTCCACCGGAAGCAGCTAACGGATGCCAAAAGGTTTTCTGAAATATGTCAGAGAGAG GTAAAAATGAAGGTGAGCAGATCACTTAAATTGATGAGGGGTGCTGCAATTCGTACAAGGAAACTGGCTAGGGACATGCTGATATTTTGGAAGAGAGTGGACAAGGAAATG GCCGAAGTTAGGAGGAGGGAGGAAAAAGAAGCTGCAGAAGCCCTGAAGAGGGAACAAGAGCTTCGTGAAGCTAAAAGACAACAGCAGCGGCTCAATTTTTTGCTATCGCAAACGGAATTATACAGCCACTTCATGCAGAACAAGGCCACTTCACAAGCCTCCGAGATTCCAAATGACCAGGAAGCTCTAATGAATTCTTCAGAAGCTGCGCCTGTAGCTGTAGAGGAAGAAGATCCAATAGAAGCTGAGTTAAAACTGGAGGCTCTAAAAGCTGCTCAGGATGCAGTTTCTAAACAGAAAAAGATAACAAGTGCATTTGATGATGATTGTTTGAAGCTTCGGCAAGCTGCACCTGAAGAAGCTCCAATTGCAGGGTCTAGTAACATAGATTTATTACATCC CTCAACTATGCCCGTAGCATCCTCAGTGCAAACGCCTGAACTGTTTAAAGGCTCTCTGAAAGGCTATCAGCTAAAAGGTCTCCAGTGGCTGGTCAATTGTTATGAGCAG GGTTTAAATGGAATCTTGGCTGACGAGATGGGACtgggaaagacaatccaagctATGGCATTTTTGGCTCATTTGGCAGAA GAGAAGAATATTTGGGGCCCTTTCCTTGTTGTTGCACCTGCTTCAGTCTTAAACAACTGGGCTGATGAAATCAGTCGGTTTTGCCCTGACCTCAAAACTCTCCCATATTGGGGCGGGCCTCAAGAACGAGCTATAATTAGAAAGAACATAAATCCAAAGCGTCTATATCGCAA AGATGCTGGGTTTCATATTCTCATTACTAATTATCAGATGCTAGTGTCTGATGAGAAACACTTGCGTAGTATTAAATGGCAATATATGGTATTGGATGAAGCCCAAGCAATCAAAAGTTCCCAAAG TATAAGATGGAAGACACTACTCAGCTTTAAATGTCGAAATAGGTTGCTCTTGACTGGCACACCCATTCAGAATAACATGGCTGAGCTATGGGCCCTCTTGCATTTTATTATGCCAACTCTTTTCGACAGCCATGAACAATTTAATGAGTGGTTTTCGAAAGG AATCGAGAATCATGCGGAACATGGTGGAACTTTGAATGAGCACCAGCTTAACAGATTG CATGCAATTCTTAAGCCATTCATGCTCCGGCGGATCAAGAAGGATGTTATGACTGAGTTGACTGGGAAAACTGAAATCACGGTGCATTGCAAGTTGAGTTCTCGACAACAAGCTTTTTATCAAGCAATAAAGAACAACATTTCTCTTGCTGAGTTGTTTGACAGCAACCATGGACGTCTGAATGAGAAAAGAATTTTGAACCTTATGAATATTGTAATCCAGTTGAGGaag GTATGTAACCATCCCGAGTTATTTGAGAGAAATGAGGGAAATACGTACCTCTATTTTGGAGACATTCCAAATTCACTGGTACCAGCTCCCTTTGGAGAGTTGGAAGATGTTTACTACTCTGGTAGCCGAAGTCCTATCACATACAAG ATACCAAAGATGGTATACCGCGAATTTATCCGTTCTTCAGGTGCCTTTTCATCAGCAGCAAGGCATGTTGAAAGCAGAGAATTTATTGAGAAGCATTTTAATATCTTTTCCCCTGTAAACGTTTTCCGATCCATGTTTGCACAAGGGAACAATTTAAATGCGGCCTTTGCTGGAAGTGGGACTTTTGGTTTTGCTCATTTGATTGATCTATCAGCAACAGAGATTGCGTTTCTGGCAACTGGGTCCTTTATGGAGAGAGTACTGTTTACAATTATGAACTGGGATCGTAAATATCTTGACGGTATGTTAGATATGTTTATGGAAGCTGAAAGTGATGATTCCATTTGCAGTCAGATCGGGGGCGATAAAGTAAGGGCAGTCACACGAATGTTGCTTCTCCCCTCAAAGGCAGAGACAACATTACTTAGTAGGAGGCTTGCTACTGGTCCCTGGGATGTGCCAAATGAAGCTTTAGTATTGTCTCATCAGGATAGGCTTTTATCGAATATCAGACTGCTTCATTCAGCATATTCTTTCATTCCCACAACCAGAGCACCACCA ATAAGTGCTCACTGCTCAGACAGAAATTTTGCTTATAAAATGCTTGAAGAATTACATAACCCATGGCTTAAGAGGTTATTAGTTGGATTTGCTCGCACATCTGACTATAATGGTCCTAGGAAGCCGACTGCTCACCATTTGATACAAGAAATCGACTCTCAGCTACCTGTTACACAACCTGCTCTTCAACTGACATACAATATTTTTGGGTCATGTCCACCAATGCAAAGTTTTGATCCTGCAAAGATGCTTACT GACTCGGGGAAGCTCCAAACTTTGGACATACTATTAAAACGTTTGCGAGCTGGAAATCATCGAGTCCTTCTGTTTGCGCAGATGacaaaaatgttaaatattctGGAG GACTATATGAATTACAGGAAATACAGATATCTAAGGCTTGATGGTTCATCCACAATAATGGATCGCCGGGACATGGTTAGGGATTTCCAGCTTCG GAGcgatatttttgttttcttgttgAGCACAAGAGCCGGAGGACTTGGTATCAACTTGACAGCTGCTGACACTGTAATTTTCTATGAAAGTGACTGGAATCCAACACTGGATTTACAAGCAATGGATAGAGCTCATCGCTTGGGTCAGACTAAGGAT GTTACCGTTTATCGTTTGATTTGTAAAGAAACAGTCGAAGAGAAAATTCTGCAGAGAGCTAGTCAGAAAAGCACTGTGCAACAGCTCGTTATGACAGGTGGACATGTACAAGGTGACCTTTTGGCTCCTGAGGACGTTCTTTCTTTGCTAATTGATGATGCTCAGTTAGAGCGGAAGATCAGAGAAATTCCGTTACAG GCTAGGGACAGGCAAAAGAAGAAATCTGGAACAAGGGGTATAAGAATTGACGCTGAGGGTGATGCATCTCTTGAAGATCTTACAAACTCTGAATCTCAGGTCAATGGATCTCAACCCTCTCAGGATCCTGAGAAAGAAAAGTCTACAAAG AGGAAATCAACATCTGACAAGCCAGTGCCTCCAAAACCCAAGTCTAAAAAGGGTGGTTCGAGAAACAGCGACACATCATCCCCGGCTTTAATACCTCTAGAGAATGAAGGTGATGATCCCTTACAAAATTCGGATTCACAGCACAGATCTAAGAGGCCAAAGAGGCCTACGAAGAGTGTTAATGAGAATTTAGAACCAGCATTTGTTGCTTCTCCATCTTTGGCAGACTGA
- the LOC108218306 gene encoding receptor-like protein kinase HSL1: MMKHNHSPLHSLLLVFTSLLVVTSNLPLQAECLNQEGLYLLRAKQDLSDPSSLSDWNPRHDFPCNWTGVTCNDNSVVTEVSLDSLSLDGPFPAILCRLSSLSSLSLSDNFINSTLSDAIISRCVHLTYLDLSENLLEGPLPPALASLPKLVYLSLSGNSFSGEIPASFGSFPAIETLILSANLLTGTIPKELGDLRTVKMLQLAYNPFSPSRLAPELGNISSLESIWVSGNNLFGDIPDSFNRLSQLTDLDVSSNKLTGPIPSWIFQLTNLIQIELFNNSFTGELIPGWSNLTALRRFDGSMNKFTGTIPDELTQLPLESLSLYQNQLEGLLPESIAMSPNLYELRIFDNRLTGSLPSQLGKNSPLKTIDVTGNFFSGRIPESICEKGVLDELILLDNMFSGSIPESIGQCRSLSRVRFGNNRFSGEVPVSLWGLPHVYLLDLHQNSFSGNISHIISGASNLSTLMIAKNRFSGGIPSEIGSVGNLIEFSANDNRFSGSVPEGLFSLRKLWRLDLNNNEISGEISVRIRGLKELNELNLANNRLSGKIPDEIGELPVLNYLDLSGNSLSGKIPDGLQNLKLNKLNLSNNQLTGDIPSMYAKEVYKDSFMGNPGLCGDDDLLGLCPKHRRHKNPGNSWVLVFIFVIAGVVLVVGFVWFLLKYRKFKKIKHKTLVVKWRSFHKLSFSELDIVDCLKEDNVIGIGASGKVYKAMLGNGEVVAVKKLWERSVRDDSYSSVDSMKDEFESEVETLGRIRHKNIVRLWCCCNAGKNKLLVYEYMPNGSLGDVLHSTKGGMLDWPTRLKIALDAAEGLSYLHHDCDPPIVHRDVKSNNILLDEDFGARIADFGVAKFIKVINKGAESMSVIAGSCGYIAPEYAYTLRVNEKSDTYSFGVVILELVTGKPAIDQQLGEKDLATWVCSTVDQKGVDHVIDPNLDCHYKEQICKVLDIGIACISPLPINRPSMRRVVKMLQEAATDPKPKATKEDAQLSLYYYEDVSDQTSLV, encoded by the exons ATGATGAAACATAATCACTCTCCACTACATTCACTTCTACTAGTCTTCACATCATTACTAGTAGTTACATCAAACTTGCCACTTCAAGCTGAGTGTCTGAATCAAGAAGGGCTCTATCTCCTTAGAGCTAAGCAAGATCTCTCTGACCCTTCATCTCTCTCTGACTGGAATCCCAGACATGATTTCCCATGCAACTGGACTGGAGTCACTTGTAATGATAACTCGGTAGTTACTGAAGTCTCTCTcgattctctctctctcgatgGGCCTTTTCCCGCCATTCTCTGCCGCCTTTCATCTCTCTCCTCGCTGTCTCTCTCGGACAACTTCATCAACTCGACTCTCTCTGACGCGATCATCTCGAGGTGTGTTCATCTCACCTATCTTGATCTCTCTGAGAATCTCCTCGAGGGCCCACTTCCTCCTGCTCTCGCCTCTCTCCCGAAGCTTGTGTATCTCAGTCTCTCCGGCAATAGTTTTTCCGGCGAGATTCCGGCGAGTTTCGGGAGCTTCCCGGCGATTGAGACGCTGATTTTAAGCGCCAATCTGCTCACAGGTACCATTCCGAAGGAGCTTGGTGACTTGAGGACGGTAAAGATGCTTCAACTCGCTTACAACCCGTTTTCACCGAGTCGACTCGCTCCGGAACTCGGTAACATTTCGAGCTTGGAAAGCATATGGGTCAGTGGGAATAACCTTTTTGGTGACATTCCTGATAGTTTTAACCGACTGAGTCAACTCACTGATCTCGACGTGTCGAGTAATAAGCTTACCGGGCCGATACCGAGTTGGATCTTTCAACTCACTAATCTCATCCAAATTGAGCTTTTCAACAACTCATTCACCGGAGAGTTGATACCCGGTTGGTCAAACTTGACGGCCTTGAGGCGATTTGATGGGTCAATGAACAAGTTCACCGGGACAATCCCGGACGAGTTGACTCAGTTACCACTCGAGTCCTTAAGTTTGTATCAAAACCAGCTGGAGGGTTTGTTACCAGAGAGCATAGCCATGTCTCCCAACTTATATGAGCTCAGAATATTCGACAACAGGCTCACGGGGTCATTACCGAGTCAACTCGGTAAGAACTCGCCCCTTAAAACAATTGATGTCACAGGGAATTTTTTCTCCGGGAGAATTCCGGAAAGTATTTGCGAAAAGGGGGTTTTAGATGAACTGATTTTGTTAGATAATATGTTTTCCGGTAGCATTCCGGAGAGTATAGGTCAGTGCAGGAGTTTAAGCCGTGTCAGGTTTGGAAATAATCGATTTTCCGGTGAAGTTCCGGTTAGTTTGTGGGGTTTGCCTCATGTTTACTTGCTTGATCTTCATCAGAATTCATTTTCTGGGAATATTTCACACATCATATCTGGTGCATCTAATCTTTCCACGCTTATGATTGCGAAAAACCGATTTTCAGGTGGTATTCCAAGTGAAATTGGATCAGTAGGAAATTTGATTGAATTTTCTGCTAATGATAATAGATTTAGTGGAAGTGTTCCGGAGGGTTTGTTTAGTCTGCGTAAGTTATGGAGGCTTGATCTTAATAATAATGAGATATCCGGTGAGATTTCTGTGAGAATTCGAGGTTTGAAAGAGCTCAATGAGCTTAATTTGGCAAACAACAGGTTGTCTGGTAAAATTCCAGATGAAATTGGTGAATTGCCTGTGCTTAATTATCTTGATCTTTCAGGGAATAGTTTATCCGGAAAAATTCCAGATGGGCTGCAAAATTTGAAGCTTAATAAGCTGAATTTGTCGAATAATCAGCTCACTGGAGATATCCCTTCTATGTATGCTAAAGAGGTTTACAAGGATAGCTTTATGGGCAATCCAGGCTTGTGCGGTGATGATGATCTTCTTGGTCTTTGCCCTAAACACAGGCGTCATAAGAATCCAGGCAATTCTTGGGTGCTTGTTTTCATTTTTGTCATTGCTGGCGTGGTTCTCGTGGTGGGCTTTGTCTGGTTTTTGTTGAAGTATAGAAAGTTCAAGAAAATCAAGCACAAGACGCTTGTGGTGAAGTGGAGATCCTTTCATAAGTTGAGTTTTAGCGAGTTAGACATTGTGGATTGCCTCAAGGAAGATAATGTGATTGGAATCGGGGCTTCAGGGAAAGTATACAAGGCAATGCTCGGTAATGGTGAGGTCGTTGCAGTCAAAAAGCTCTGGGAAAGATCAGTTCGAGATGACAGCTATAGTAGTGTTGATTCCATGAAAGATGAGTTTGAAAGTGAAGTAGAGACGCTTGGACGAATTAGGCATAAGAATATCGTGAGACTGTGGTGTTGCTGCAATGCAGGAAAGAATAAGCTTCTGGTTTACGAGTATATGCCCAATGGAAGCTTAGGTGATGTGTTGCATTCTACCAAGGGCGGAATGTTGGATTGGCCGACTAGGTTAAAGATAGCTTTGGACGCTGCAGAAGGGCTCTCGTATTTGCATCATGATTGTGATCCCCCGATCGTTCACAGAGATGTTAAATCCAATAATATATTGTTAGATGAGGACTTTGGTGCTAGAATCGCTGATTTTGGCGTTGCTAAGTTCATTAAAGTGATCAACAAAGGGGCAGAATCCATGTCGGTGATCGCTGGTTCTTGTGGTTACATTGCACCAG AATACGCGTATACGCTCAGAGTCAACGAGAAGAGCGATACATATAGCTTCGGAGTAGTCATTCTTGAGTTAGTAACAGGGAAACCAGCAATCGACCAGCAACTCGGGGAGAAAGACTTGGCAACATGGGTATGCAGCACCGTAGACCAGAAAGGAGTTGATCATGTAATCGACCCAAATCTCGACTGCCATTACAAAGAACAAATATGCAAGGTTCTCGACATTGGTATAGCTTGCATTAGTCCCCTTCCAATCAATCGCCCTTCTATGAGAAGAGTAGTTAAAATGCTTCAAGAAGCAGCAACAGACCCGAAGCCGAAAGCCACAAAGGAGGACGCGCAGCTCTCCCTGTACTACTACGAAGATGTTTCTGATCAAACAAGCTTAGTGTAA